The genomic segment AGCCCAAATCGAGAACAGAAGCACTCAGGGTCAGGTTATCGTTCAACTTATAGACACCACCGAGGTCGAGCGCCATACCGAAACCGCCCAATCCTGCTCCATCAACATCTACATCATCTATCTTTTCGTACTCCCCCTTCTCCGGGTTGTTATATTTATCTCTTGAAGTCTTATAAGTAAAGCCCTTCATAGAAACCTGGGCATTCGCCTTGCCGGAAACAATCCACTTGTCTGTACCAGAGAGGTCAGCACGCAGGTTTTCCAGACGAACATCACCGTCAGCCACACCGAAGAGGAACTTCAATTTAGCACCGATGCGGAGTTTCTTGTTAATCTGATGAGAGTGACCCAATGCCAATTCAGCATAAGAGCGAGCCATCATGCTCACATCACCAATCTCATAATTCTGGTTACCCGTGTTCTTGGCAAATTCAAACAACTCATAAGGCAGGGAAGCACCGAAAGATGCCTTGGCCTTCACCTCGATGGTATTATAACCGCCAAAGCCCTTGAAACCGGCAGAAAGTATGGAGATGCCCACATCACCCTGTATGCGGTTGTTGCTCTTGCTGAAGCCTTTCAGCGCCTCATCGGCAGAGATATAAGGATTCATGAAGGAAGTCATCTTCTTGGCACCCGCCTCCTGTCCGTACATCGGATTGTTCAGTACAATATCCTGGTAGCCGAAGTTGCCCTGCAGGTTGACATTTATATTACCCAAAGCAGGGATGGTGATATAGTTCTGCTTGTTCTCAAAAGCCGGGTTCATATCGTGACGGAACTTGTAGTCGTCAGTAAAGTAAGCGGAATTGAGCGTCTGAGCCATTGCGGTGCCACCCATCATGAGCAGAGAGGCAACCAAGACATGCTTATATATTTTATTCATCATTTTCTTTGTCTTTTATGTGTGTTATTATTCTGTTACTACTCTCTGTCATTAATTGAAGTTACCAATCACCTTACCCACGAGTTTCACCTTGATGTTTTCCAACTTCAGGGTA from the Segatella copri genome contains:
- a CDS encoding DUF5723 family protein, which produces MMNKIYKHVLVASLLMMGGTAMAQTLNSAYFTDDYKFRHDMNPAFENKQNYITIPALGNINVNLQGNFGYQDIVLNNPMYGQEAGAKKMTSFMNPYISADEALKGFSKSNNRIQGDVGISILSAGFKGFGGYNTIEVKAKASFGASLPYELFEFAKNTGNQNYEIGDVSMMARSYAELALGHSHQINKKLRIGAKLKFLFGVADGDVRLENLRADLSGTDKWIVSGKANAQVSMKGFTYKTSRDKYNNPEKGEYEKIDDVDVDGAGLGGFGMALDLGGVYKLNDNLTLSASVLDLGFINWSNNMKAVNRAESFEFNGFHDTAVRENSGSTIDDKMDDYGDQITDFINLKDLGDQGSRTTALAATLNFGAEYGLPAYDKLSFGLLSSTHINGDYTWSEGRLSANWKPLKWLDGGINFAVSSFATSMGYVLNIHPKGYNFFIGMDHILGKTSKEFIPLSSNASIALGMSVTW